The nucleotide sequence TTACGGTTGGATCATGATCGCGATTCGATCGTAAATGATTGTgatccttttttggattcactgTCTTCATCATGTTATAATTTTTATTCGGAGCGGACGGTCGGAGGTCGTCCAGATACGAGTGGCATATCCCTTggaccacaaaaaaaaaaatggtccAGAAAATTTGTGCTCATCCAGAGGCAAGATCTTCTAAATCACTTTTTGTGGTCCAGGAGATGTGTCACTCGTATTTGCGGCTCGATCATGGTCGCGATCCGATCGTAAATGATTGTAATCCTTTCTTGGGTTCACCGTctcaattaaattataatttttattcggAGCGGATGATCGGAGGCCGCCCGGAGCAATTCTAATAAGTTGTCAACCACAATGAATGATCTTAGCAAGTCGAAAGTGGTCCAAATATAGAACATTATCATTCCAACCAAGCTCTAAACACTTCAAGTTCAATTGATCATTGAATCCAAAAGCATCATCAGTTGAAGAGGAAATCTAATTTCATAATAGCAAGCTAcaattgtttgttttttttttttttaaatagaagcGAAatcttttccatcatttttgCTAAACAAGCAGAGAGGAGAGATCAATAGGTACGATGAGAATTGATCCAGAACAAGGTCAAAAGCAAGTGAAAGGCGGCACCTTTGTTGGTCGGAGGCCATGAATTGGGGAAAGCGGACGATGGGTCACttcttgcccttgcccttgccgCCGGACTTCTTCCTCTGGGGCAGCACGATCTCGCCGTGCTTGAGGACGGGGATCTCCATGAGGGACGACAGCTGGCCGTACTTCTTGCGGAACTTCTCCACCTGGTCGTCCTCCACCGCCAGGGCGGAGCGGCTGCCGAGGTAGAACGGGTGGTTGCCGGACCAGACGTCCACCGAGTACTCCCGCTGCGTGCCGCCCGTCGTCATCACCAGCTCCCCGTTGCAGTACACCTTCGCGTCCTCGTAGAACTCCGGGTGCACCCCGCC is from Zingiber officinale cultivar Zhangliang chromosome 7B, Zo_v1.1, whole genome shotgun sequence and encodes:
- the LOC122007289 gene encoding 50S ribosomal protein L31, chloroplastic-like, whose amino-acid sequence is MAVSLTTRFIPSLSSPKPPAPKLLLPSQAVGGRWSCRKKGGVHPEFYEDAKVYCNGELVMTTGGTQREYSVDVWSGNHPFYLGSRSALAVEDDQVEKFRKKYGQLSSLMEIPVLKHGEIVLPQRKKSGGKGKGKK